One Actinomyces marmotae DNA window includes the following coding sequences:
- a CDS encoding histidine phosphatase family protein, producing the protein MIDVILWRHGQTDYNVAGRVQGRVDIPLNATGRAQAEAGAERLEDVLRSLIGAREPGAGQAAACRIVSSPLARARATAQALAARLAVEVTAHPGLTERDFGRWEGLTAEEIRAGWPDAHAVWRTGQDPQGVDVEPRRAVGQRFSEAVRSLADAAGEGPLVIVAHGSAITQGTTALLGMDASSWFGLRGLDNAHWARLRSSSRVPGWELHDWNDGAEPTALLP; encoded by the coding sequence ATGATCGACGTCATCCTCTGGCGCCACGGGCAGACCGACTACAACGTTGCGGGCCGTGTCCAAGGCCGGGTCGACATCCCCCTCAACGCCACGGGCAGGGCCCAGGCCGAGGCTGGCGCCGAGCGACTCGAGGACGTCCTGCGCTCCCTCATCGGCGCGCGCGAGCCGGGGGCCGGGCAGGCGGCCGCGTGCCGGATCGTCTCCTCGCCACTGGCCCGAGCCCGTGCCACGGCGCAGGCCCTGGCTGCGCGCCTCGCGGTCGAGGTGACCGCGCATCCCGGCCTCACCGAGCGCGACTTCGGGCGTTGGGAGGGGCTCACAGCCGAGGAGATCAGGGCGGGTTGGCCCGATGCCCATGCCGTGTGGCGCACCGGCCAGGACCCCCAGGGGGTCGATGTGGAGCCCCGCCGCGCCGTCGGCCAGCGCTTCAGCGAGGCCGTCAGGAGCCTCGCGGACGCCGCGGGGGAGGGGCCGCTCGTGATCGTCGCGCACGGGTCGGCCATTACCCAGGGCACGACCGCGCTGCTCGGCATGGACGCCTCCAGTTGGTTCGGGCTGCGGGGCCTGGACAACGCCCACTGGGCGAGGCTGCGTTCCTCCTCTCGCGTTCCCGGGTGGGAGCTCCATGACTGGAATGACGGCGCCGAGCCGACGGCGCTGCTGCCCTGA
- a CDS encoding methionine/alanine import family NSS transporter small subunit → MTGAAIILMLVAIIIIWGGLAVSVTALYVRGRREDREAREKALAAAHEHLRGGQDS, encoded by the coding sequence ATGACCGGCGCCGCCATCATCCTCATGCTCGTCGCGATCATCATCATCTGGGGCGGTCTGGCCGTCTCCGTCACCGCCCTGTACGTGCGCGGGCGCCGGGAGGACCGGGAGGCCCGTGAGAAGGCCCTTGCCGCGGCCCACGAGCACCTGCGCGGCGGGCAGGACTCCTGA
- a CDS encoding HAD hydrolase family protein has protein sequence MTASSDAPALPALVAFDLDDTLAPSKSAMPEPMAAALRSLLDVVPVCVISGGQIGQFRDQVLAHLGADDAELSRLHLMPTCGTRYYAYGASSDTARADDQDSRAIEGMPGWRLVYANDLSPQQIEEGFAVVEAEARRLGLWEERTWGDILEDRGSQITFSALGQEAPLDAKRAWDPTGEKKGALRDAVAARLPGLEVRSGGSTSVDITLKGVDKAYGMTRLAEVTGIPGERMLFVGDRLDPEGNDYPVLALGIPCHAVSGWEETAVFVADLAQRIAAGGA, from the coding sequence ATGACCGCCTCATCCGACGCGCCGGCGCTCCCCGCGCTGGTGGCCTTTGACCTCGACGACACCCTCGCCCCCTCCAAGTCCGCGATGCCCGAGCCCATGGCCGCCGCCCTGCGCTCACTGCTGGACGTTGTCCCCGTCTGCGTCATTTCCGGGGGCCAGATCGGCCAATTCCGAGACCAGGTCCTGGCCCACCTCGGCGCCGACGACGCCGAGCTCTCCCGGCTCCACCTCATGCCCACCTGCGGCACCCGCTACTACGCCTATGGCGCCTCCTCCGACACTGCCCGCGCCGATGACCAGGACTCGCGCGCCATCGAGGGCATGCCTGGCTGGCGGCTCGTCTACGCCAACGACCTGAGCCCACAGCAGATCGAGGAGGGCTTCGCCGTCGTCGAGGCTGAGGCCCGACGACTGGGCCTGTGGGAGGAGCGGACCTGGGGCGATATCCTCGAGGATCGCGGCAGCCAGATCACGTTCTCCGCCCTCGGTCAGGAGGCGCCGCTCGACGCCAAGCGCGCTTGGGACCCGACGGGGGAGAAGAAGGGCGCCCTGCGCGATGCCGTGGCCGCCCGCCTGCCCGGGCTCGAGGTCCGCTCCGGCGGCTCGACCAGCGTGGATATCACCCTCAAGGGAGTCGACAAGGCCTACGGGATGACCCGCCTCGCGGAGGTCACCGGCATCCCCGGTGAGCGGATGCTCTTCGTTGGGGACCGCCTCGACCCCGAGGGCAACGACTACCCGGTGCTCGCGCTCGGCATTCCCTGCCACGCCGTCTCCGGCTGGGAGGAGACCGCCGTGTTCGTGGCCGATCTCGCCCAGCGCATCGCCGCCGGGGGCGCCTGA
- a CDS encoding DUF1540 domain-containing protein: protein MAAVAPISTCTTTSCAFNNGGCTAFAITVDGEAACSTFITLDARAGLPVAEGHVGACQRLECVHNSDLMCTADGVSIGGDTAACLSYEAS from the coding sequence ATGGCCGCCGTCGCCCCCATCTCCACCTGCACCACCACCTCCTGCGCCTTCAACAACGGGGGCTGCACCGCCTTCGCGATCACCGTTGACGGCGAGGCCGCCTGCTCGACCTTCATCACCCTGGACGCCCGGGCGGGCCTGCCCGTTGCCGAGGGGCACGTGGGCGCCTGCCAGCGCCTCGAGTGCGTGCACAACTCCGACCTCATGTGCACCGCCGACGGCGTGAGCATCGGCGGTGACACCGCCGCCTGCCTGTCCTACGAGGCCTCCTGA
- a CDS encoding glutamate-5-semialdehyde dehydrogenase: MTTTRSTQSSTIAAHAPTQDPAEVPAEALVREAALAARQAQREFAGATRAVKDAALLAMASALRAQSGSIREANEEDLAAAREAGMKEGLVDRLALDEARIERIAASVEEVAALPDPVGQVVDGSTMPNGLRVRRLRVPMGVVGMIYEARPNVTVDVAALAVKAGNAVVLRGGSAAGRSNAAIVAALRASLSERGLPQDLVTTIDPAGREGAQALMRARGLIDVLVPRGGAGLIRAVVENSSVPVIETGSGNCHVYVDASADLEAAVGIIVNAKTQRVGVCNAAETLLVHQDIAQEYLPAAARALWERGTTLHADDASRAILAAPAAGQGAERHLVAAVEEDWGTEYGSLDLAVRVVDGLEAAISHIRRYTTGHTEAVLAQDVAVINRFIAAMDSAAVMVNASTRFTDGGQLGLGAELGISTQKLHARGPMGLAELTTTTWVVEGDGHVRP; the protein is encoded by the coding sequence ATGACGACGACGCGGTCCACCCAGTCCAGCACCATCGCGGCCCACGCCCCCACTCAGGACCCTGCCGAGGTTCCTGCCGAGGCTCTCGTCCGCGAGGCGGCCCTCGCGGCGCGTCAGGCCCAGCGCGAGTTCGCCGGGGCGACACGGGCGGTCAAGGACGCCGCCCTGCTCGCCATGGCCTCCGCCCTGCGCGCCCAGAGCGGCAGCATCCGCGAGGCCAATGAGGAGGACCTGGCGGCCGCCCGCGAGGCCGGCATGAAGGAGGGGCTCGTCGACCGCCTAGCCCTCGACGAGGCCCGGATCGAGCGGATCGCCGCCTCCGTGGAGGAGGTCGCCGCCCTGCCCGACCCCGTGGGCCAGGTCGTCGACGGCTCCACCATGCCCAATGGGCTGCGGGTGCGCCGACTCCGCGTCCCCATGGGCGTGGTCGGCATGATCTACGAGGCCCGCCCCAATGTCACCGTCGATGTGGCCGCGCTCGCCGTGAAGGCGGGCAACGCCGTCGTCCTGCGCGGCGGCAGCGCCGCCGGGCGGAGCAACGCCGCGATCGTCGCCGCGCTCCGGGCCTCCCTCTCCGAGCGGGGACTGCCCCAGGATCTCGTGACCACCATCGATCCCGCCGGGCGCGAGGGGGCCCAGGCGCTCATGCGCGCCCGCGGCCTCATCGACGTGCTCGTGCCCAGAGGCGGCGCCGGGCTCATCCGCGCCGTCGTCGAGAACTCCTCCGTCCCGGTCATCGAGACCGGCTCGGGCAACTGCCACGTGTACGTCGACGCCAGCGCCGACCTTGAGGCGGCCGTGGGCATCATCGTCAACGCCAAGACCCAGCGCGTCGGGGTGTGCAACGCCGCCGAGACCCTGCTCGTCCACCAGGACATCGCCCAGGAGTACCTCCCCGCCGCCGCCCGGGCCCTGTGGGAGCGCGGAACCACCCTTCACGCCGACGACGCCTCCCGCGCCATCCTCGCCGCTCCCGCCGCCGGGCAGGGCGCCGAGCGCCACCTCGTCGCGGCGGTCGAGGAGGACTGGGGCACCGAGTACGGCTCGCTGGACCTGGCCGTGCGGGTCGTCGACGGCCTCGAGGCGGCGATCAGCCACATCCGCCGCTACACCACCGGCCACACCGAGGCGGTTCTCGCCCAGGACGTGGCGGTTATCAACCGCTTCATCGCTGCCATGGACTCAGCGGCCGTCATGGTCAACGCCTCCACCAGATTCACCGACGGCGGCCAACTGGGCCTGGGCGCCGAGCTCGGGATCTCAACCCAGAAACTCCACGCCCGCGGCCCCATGGGCCTGGCGGAACTGACGACGACCACCTGGGTGGTGGAGGGCGATGGGCATGTGAGGCCCTGA
- a CDS encoding DeoR/GlpR family DNA-binding transcription regulator: MSRHERLSAILEIIVEEGGVHIDDIVSRLGVSAATARRDLDLLANQQLLTRTRGGASANPTSAQLPLRYRNSRMADEKTRIARAAAAMVSAGDTVGLNGGTTTTEVAREIALLEGAADPDHPVTVVTNAVNIASELTVRQGVRVVVTGGVARARSYELTGPLAELILPQITIGTLFLGVEGIDALGAYAQHEGEAAVGAAFVRCARRVVIVTDHTKLGVAAFALICRADRIDALLTDSGATPEQLGPLRRAGIEVITV, from the coding sequence ATGTCCAGGCATGAACGACTCTCAGCGATCCTGGAAATCATCGTCGAGGAGGGCGGCGTCCATATCGATGACATCGTCTCGCGCCTCGGCGTCTCAGCGGCCACCGCGCGGCGCGATCTCGACCTGCTCGCGAATCAGCAGCTCCTCACCCGAACGCGCGGCGGAGCCTCGGCGAACCCGACCTCCGCGCAGCTCCCTCTTCGCTACCGCAACTCCCGGATGGCCGATGAGAAGACCAGGATCGCCCGCGCGGCGGCGGCCATGGTCTCCGCCGGCGACACCGTCGGCCTCAATGGCGGGACCACGACGACGGAGGTGGCCCGCGAGATCGCCCTCCTGGAGGGCGCGGCCGACCCCGATCATCCGGTCACCGTGGTGACCAACGCGGTGAACATCGCCTCCGAGCTCACCGTGCGCCAGGGCGTGCGCGTGGTGGTCACCGGCGGCGTGGCACGGGCGCGCTCCTACGAGCTCACCGGCCCGCTTGCCGAGCTGATCCTCCCCCAGATCACCATCGGCACGCTGTTCCTCGGCGTCGAGGGGATTGACGCCCTGGGCGCCTACGCGCAGCACGAGGGCGAGGCGGCGGTCGGCGCCGCGTTCGTGCGCTGCGCGCGCAGGGTCGTCATCGTCACCGATCACACGAAGCTGGGCGTGGCCGCCTTCGCGCTGATCTGCCGGGCCGATCGCATCGACGCGCTGCTCACCGACTCCGGCGCGACCCCCGAGCAGCTCGGGCCACTGCGGCGGGCGGGCATCGAGGTCATCACCGTGTGA
- the rsfS gene encoding ribosome silencing factor, with protein sequence MAATERAVELTIAAARAAAEKKAEEIIAIDVSERLALTDVFLVLSGGNDRQVRAIVDAVEEAMTRAGAKRRMREGMEEAHWVLLDYDEIMIHVQQAEDREYYALERLWKDCPVIGLPLALPEAVQAVGAPEVGD encoded by the coding sequence ATGGCCGCGACCGAACGCGCCGTCGAGTTGACCATCGCCGCCGCGCGCGCGGCCGCCGAGAAGAAGGCGGAGGAGATCATCGCGATCGACGTCTCCGAGCGCCTGGCGCTGACCGACGTCTTCCTCGTGCTCTCCGGCGGTAATGACCGGCAGGTGCGGGCGATCGTCGACGCCGTCGAGGAGGCCATGACGCGCGCGGGCGCCAAGCGCCGGATGCGCGAGGGCATGGAGGAGGCCCATTGGGTGCTCCTGGACTACGACGAAATCATGATCCACGTCCAGCAGGCCGAGGACCGGGAGTACTACGCGCTGGAGCGCCTCTGGAAGGACTGCCCCGTCATCGGGCTTCCCTTGGCGCTCCCCGAGGCCGTCCAGGCGGTCGGGGCCCCCGAGGTCGGCGACTGA
- a CDS encoding sodium-dependent transporter produces MSSSTDGASAARAPEREQWSGQLGFLFAAIGSAIGLGNIWRFPGVAYTNGGGAFMIPYIIALLFVGIPFLFLDYALGHRLRGSAPAVFRRLSRRFEWIGWWQVFICFVIMTYYAVVVAWALSYAVFSVTLAWGDDAGGFFSKYVGLDQFGDAAPSFSATPMAGVIIPLVIVWAFGIVTISRGVSNGVEKANRIFLPLLVVMFLGLVARSILLPGATGGLNALFTPDWSSLGDFKVWMAAFAQIFFSLSIGFGIMLTYASYLRPRSNLVGTGLVAAFANSSFEILAGIGVFSTLGFMAHAQGITVGEIDKISGPSLAFITFPTVISQMPGGPIFGVLFFASFAMAGLTSFISIIQVVVPGFSEKTGMSIPRTTLLVCLPSAALSLLLFGTASGLFDLDIVDAFINNIGVVGSAIIMCIGVTWVLRRAKPLQRHLNLVSETRVVGGWWRFLIAVVTPLALAYMLFQTVRSYVQDGYEGYSDAMIGAFGWGMLALGVVIVAALTLARWRTPVDDFTPIDLDAPLATIEKEN; encoded by the coding sequence ATGTCGTCCAGCACCGACGGCGCCTCAGCGGCGCGGGCACCCGAGCGAGAGCAGTGGAGCGGCCAGCTCGGCTTCCTCTTCGCCGCGATCGGCTCGGCCATCGGGCTGGGCAACATCTGGCGCTTCCCCGGCGTCGCCTACACCAACGGCGGCGGCGCCTTCATGATCCCCTACATCATCGCGCTGCTCTTCGTCGGGATCCCCTTCCTCTTCCTCGACTACGCCCTGGGCCACCGCCTGCGCGGCAGCGCCCCAGCGGTCTTCCGCCGCCTGAGCAGGCGCTTCGAGTGGATCGGCTGGTGGCAGGTCTTCATCTGCTTCGTCATCATGACCTACTACGCCGTGGTGGTGGCCTGGGCGCTCAGCTACGCGGTCTTCTCCGTCACCCTGGCCTGGGGGGATGACGCCGGTGGCTTCTTCTCCAAGTACGTCGGCCTGGACCAGTTCGGCGACGCCGCGCCGTCGTTCTCGGCCACCCCCATGGCCGGGGTCATCATCCCGCTGGTCATCGTGTGGGCCTTCGGCATCGTCACCATCTCGCGGGGCGTGAGCAACGGCGTGGAGAAGGCCAACAGGATCTTCCTGCCCCTGCTGGTCGTCATGTTCCTCGGGCTCGTGGCGCGCTCCATCCTCCTGCCCGGCGCCACCGGCGGGCTCAACGCTCTGTTCACCCCGGACTGGTCCTCCTTGGGCGATTTCAAGGTGTGGATGGCTGCCTTCGCGCAGATCTTCTTCTCCCTTTCCATCGGCTTCGGCATCATGCTCACCTACGCCTCCTACCTGCGGCCGCGCTCCAACCTCGTGGGAACGGGGCTCGTGGCGGCGTTCGCGAACTCCTCCTTCGAGATCCTGGCGGGGATCGGGGTCTTCTCGACACTCGGGTTCATGGCCCACGCCCAGGGCATCACCGTGGGAGAGATCGACAAGATCTCCGGGCCCTCGCTGGCCTTCATCACCTTCCCGACGGTTATCTCCCAGATGCCCGGCGGCCCGATCTTCGGCGTGCTCTTCTTCGCCTCCTTCGCGATGGCGGGGCTGACCTCCTTCATCTCCATCATCCAGGTGGTGGTCCCCGGGTTCTCTGAGAAGACCGGCATGTCCATCCCGCGCACCACCCTCCTCGTCTGCCTGCCCTCGGCAGCCCTCTCGCTCCTGCTGTTCGGCACCGCCTCGGGGCTGTTCGACCTCGACATCGTCGACGCCTTCATCAACAACATCGGCGTGGTCGGCTCGGCCATCATCATGTGCATCGGCGTCACCTGGGTGCTGCGCCGCGCCAAGCCGCTCCAGCGCCACCTCAACCTCGTCTCCGAGACCCGCGTGGTGGGCGGCTGGTGGCGATTCCTCATCGCCGTCGTCACCCCGCTCGCCCTGGCCTACATGCTCTTCCAGACGGTGCGCTCCTACGTCCAGGACGGCTACGAGGGCTACTCCGATGCCATGATCGGCGCCTTCGGCTGGGGAATGCTCGCCCTGGGCGTCGTCATCGTCGCCGCGCTCACGCTCGCCAGGTGGCGAACCCCGGTGGATGACTTCACCCCCATCGACCTGGATGCCCCTCTCGCCACCATCGAGAAGGAGAACTGA
- the nadD gene encoding nicotinate-nucleotide adenylyltransferase produces MPKSAGEAGVAQGAPRQLRIGIMGGTFDPIHHGHLVAASEVQHAFDLDEVIFVPTATQPFKKDRRVSPAEHRYLMTVIATASNPRFTVSRVDIDRGGTTYTIDTLHDIAAKYPGAALYFITGADALAQILTWKDNEEIFELAQLVGVTRPGHVLTDMGLPEDRVSLMEVPAMSISSTDCRERVSDGGPVWYLVPDGVVQYIRKYGLYRRAGRASSTTSMTARVAREQSLRKENEGEPGAH; encoded by the coding sequence GTGCCCAAGAGTGCTGGTGAGGCGGGCGTGGCGCAGGGAGCGCCGCGCCAGTTGCGCATCGGCATCATGGGCGGCACCTTCGATCCCATTCACCACGGGCACCTGGTGGCGGCGAGCGAGGTCCAGCACGCCTTCGACCTCGATGAGGTGATCTTCGTCCCGACGGCGACGCAGCCCTTCAAGAAGGACCGCCGAGTCTCTCCCGCGGAGCACCGCTACCTCATGACGGTCATCGCCACCGCCTCGAACCCGCGGTTCACCGTGTCCCGGGTCGACATCGACCGCGGTGGCACCACGTACACGATCGACACCCTGCATGACATCGCCGCGAAATACCCTGGCGCCGCGCTCTACTTCATCACCGGAGCCGACGCACTCGCGCAGATCCTCACATGGAAGGACAACGAAGAGATCTTTGAGCTCGCCCAACTCGTGGGCGTGACCCGGCCGGGCCACGTTCTGACGGATATGGGCCTGCCTGAGGACAGGGTTTCCCTCATGGAGGTCCCCGCGATGAGCATCTCATCAACGGACTGCCGTGAGCGGGTGAGTGACGGGGGGCCCGTGTGGTACCTCGTGCCCGACGGTGTGGTTCAGTACATTCGCAAGTACGGCCTTTACCGTAGGGCCGGGCGGGCGTCATCGACGACGTCGATGACCGCGCGCGTCGCGCGAGAGCAGTCGCTCAGGAAGGAGAACGAAGGTGAGCCCGGAGCCCACTGA
- the proB gene encoding glutamate 5-kinase, protein MSARPAALPEGSRVVIKVGSSSLTRDDGGLDLNRIDVLARLVAGMRQRGHDVVLVSSGAVAAGLPPLGIERRPDDLSMLAAAASVGQGHLMARWQAAMSNHGVVIAQVLLTAQDVAVRSHYRTVRATFDTLLGLGAVPIINENDAVATTEFNLGDNDHLAALVAHLVTADVLILLTDVDGMWTARPGTPGAAPIRYVPRGRSLEDVDVTGSGSALGTGGMRTKAQAATIARASGTATIIASADDAARLLGPGGVPADLGTWFEPTGPHRPSRRLWMAHASRVEGRVLIDAGAADALTVGKKSLLLPGVVGVNGEFESGSVIEIIGPGGPVARGICRYASSEIEEVLDARGSGAPMPDHLAPVVHRDDLAELPRLAG, encoded by the coding sequence GTGAGCGCGCGCCCCGCCGCGCTGCCCGAGGGGTCCCGCGTCGTCATCAAAGTGGGATCCTCCTCGCTGACCCGTGATGATGGCGGGCTCGATCTGAACCGCATCGATGTGCTCGCCAGGCTCGTGGCAGGCATGAGGCAGCGTGGCCACGACGTCGTGCTGGTGTCCTCCGGCGCCGTCGCGGCGGGCCTGCCCCCCTTGGGGATCGAGCGCCGCCCCGACGACCTCAGCATGCTCGCGGCGGCGGCCTCCGTGGGCCAGGGCCACCTCATGGCCCGCTGGCAGGCGGCAATGAGCAACCACGGGGTGGTCATCGCCCAAGTGCTCCTCACCGCGCAGGACGTGGCCGTGCGCAGCCATTACCGGACCGTTCGCGCCACCTTCGACACCCTGCTCGGCCTGGGCGCGGTGCCGATCATCAACGAGAACGACGCCGTGGCCACGACGGAGTTCAACCTGGGAGACAACGACCACCTGGCCGCGCTCGTCGCCCACCTGGTGACGGCGGACGTCCTCATTCTGCTCACGGATGTGGACGGCATGTGGACCGCCCGGCCCGGCACTCCCGGCGCGGCCCCCATCCGCTATGTGCCCCGAGGCAGGAGCCTGGAGGACGTCGATGTCACCGGCTCGGGATCGGCCCTGGGCACCGGTGGGATGCGCACGAAGGCCCAAGCCGCCACGATCGCCCGCGCCTCTGGGACCGCCACGATCATCGCCTCGGCGGATGACGCCGCCCGCCTGCTCGGGCCCGGGGGAGTGCCGGCTGACCTTGGCACCTGGTTCGAGCCGACCGGTCCCCACCGGCCCAGTCGGCGGTTGTGGATGGCCCACGCCTCCCGGGTCGAGGGGCGCGTGCTCATCGACGCCGGGGCGGCCGACGCCCTCACGGTGGGTAAGAAGTCCCTCCTCCTGCCCGGGGTGGTGGGGGTCAACGGCGAGTTCGAGTCCGGCTCCGTCATCGAGATCATCGGCCCCGGGGGCCCTGTGGCCCGCGGGATCTGCCGCTACGCCTCGAGCGAGATCGAGGAGGTCCTCGATGCCCGCGGCAGTGGGGCGCCGATGCCCGACCATCTCGCGCCCGTCGTGCACCGTGACGACCTCGCCGAGCTCCCGCGCCTGGCGGGCTGA